The region GCGCCTAAAATAATGAGTGAGCGGATTTTTCCAGTATCTAAATCAATATCAATGTCCCCAATATTGCCAAGCTTTTTCCCATTGGCTACATTGACGACATCTTTCGTCTGAAATTCAGAAATTCTCATCACGGTTTTTCTCCCCGCCTTTCCTCTCCCTCTTTTTCATCTATATGACGACGAATGAGCAGTTATGTGCCAAAGAAAAAGGCTGCGTCCGCAACCTGTCACACTTGGATGTTTTTATTCATTTGCCGGATCGCCGCTTTTTCGAGCCTGGACACTTGCGCTTGGGAAATGCCGATTTCCTCGGCCACTTCCATTTGCGTCTTTCCTTGGAAAAAACGTTTGCGGATAATCATTTTTTCCCGCTCATTCAACCGCCGAAGCCCTTCCTTCAAGGCGATTTCTTCGATCCATTGGCTGTCGCGGTTGCGCTCATCGCTCAGCTGGTCCATCACATAAATCGGATCGCCGCCGTCGTTGTAAATCGGCTCAAAC is a window of Geobacillus kaustophilus DNA encoding:
- a CDS encoding YlmC/YmxH family sporulation protein; its protein translation is MMRISEFQTKDVVNVANGKKLGNIGDIDIDLDTGKIRSLIILGAGKMLGLFGREEAVVIPWQNIVKIGADVILVRLHDTD